The window TAGTATCTTGCCTCTGCGTCACAAGATGCACACAGCCATTATTGCTGCAttgtataatactccctccgttcctaaatataagcctttttatagATTCCAAtgcagactacatacggagcaaaatgagtgcatctacactctaaaatacgtctatagacatctgtatgtagtccgtattgaaatctctgaaaagacttatatttagaaacagacagAGTAGTTGAATATTTTAACTTGCAGAGTTTTGCTTGAAGCAATCAAAATGGAGACTGAATTTTGAACATGTAATGTTGCAGGATCTCAACTCCTTTCGGAACAACCAAACATCTCTTGGACATGATCCCAAAAGAGACATTAAGCAAGCTACAGAATAACCAGGACCTTAACACCCAAGAAAGGTAATACTAATATTTTTTAGAAGGGGTGACAATTATTTACCTTTAATGAAACAGATGTTAATCATAAATATTTTCTAAATTCAGAACATCGAATACCGGAGTCAGCCGGATCATCACACCGCCGCCTCCATTGCCAGATTTCCCTTTGGCCCTAAATCCTGAGGAATATGAGCTTCCCCAATTAGGCCCGCTGTTGAAGAAGGAAGCTAACCACTAATAAAGTTTCGTTACCAAGCTCAGGCAAGAACGAAGGCCTTCTTCTAAAAGGGATCACTCCTCCGCAGCTGAAAAAGAACACAAATTCTGCAACACTTTAGAGGACAATAGTGAGAAACGAAGTCTATTACGCCGAATGTTAGAAAGAAAAATAATTTTATTAATGTCGACCAGTTAAAATGAATTACCCAGCAAGGTCCAAGGATCTGAAGAGCATTGTACAGACGGATCTTTTCTTGTGAATTACACAAATGCTTTTGTTGACAGATTTCTAGCCACCAACTTTGCTAGAAAAGTATAAAGTAAGCATTCAGTATATCCTCTCATCCGGTGCTGCTCATTAAAATCACAGGATGGATTTCAGTCCATTCTGTGAACTTTTGTGATCCTTTTTTTTGTgccaaaaagtaccaaaaggggacCCACAACTTGTTTAACTTCAAGAGATTTTTTTTTTGCGGAGaacctcaagagaaattatatGTAGTACATAATGTACATATTACATGACGCATAGTTGGATAAAAACAACATTATCGCAGTACATATTTTGAAACATGGTGCTTCCACAATTGAACTTTAACAGATACCAAGAGTGGTTACTAGCCGAGGATACCCCTTGAAGTGCACGCAAATAACACGTTTCGTTATTTTCAAAATAGAATTCTTCACGAAGGACCATAATATGGGTCGTCAATCTAAATAATGTATAACCCATCCATTAAGAAGAAATAATTTTATTTACATTTTAGAACATTCAGTTTTACATAATTCATCCCAATCAAGAAgctcaatattagaacaatattgcACAATGCACCGAACATGCATACAACATTATAATCACTAACAGATCAATTTTTAACAAGTTAGATTACACGAATAATTCTAGAGGTCGGACATATGAGGAATTCCAAGGGAATATCAGTATGATTTGTAATCTCCTCATCAACTACATCACCATAACTCCAAGGTGAGACACCAATAGAGAATGACACTAGAGCTTCAATATGTTGATGTCATGAAAACTCGAGCCAGGAGCAGATCAAGTGAAAAATTACTGATGAGAAAACCACCAAAATTGTATAGATATGATGGCACTGATGTATAAATCAATCCTGTCACTTTGGCATGTGAATCACGCATCGCAAACACCTGTTTTGTAGCATCAGTTCAAGCGCTTTGTTGATGTCACTGAATGGCATATCATGTGTGACAAGGCCATCAACTTGGATTTCCTGGGAAGTTACATGACAGAATGGTCAATGCATATTTGAGGTCTACGCGTTCCAAATAAATTGTCTCGGCTGAAAACTATATTACACATGCCACATTTATTGAATCTATTCTTGTGTGGCAATCGTTGATTCTGCAATATCAGGTCCATTATACTAGTGTCATTTCTACTTGCCTCCACAATCTCACACCACACTAAAGAGGGACAGACTAATTACACCAAGACGAATAATGAAGTTCAATTGCTTAATTTAGCATTGTTAACTGAAAGTTGggaaaagcattacaaaacatttgGTTCTGCAACAATTTTCCAAATTACCTTGTTTGCGTACTTCTCCACTAACAAAGGTATATCAGATTTGGGTCTCCATCCTCCAAACAAAGACCCCTTCAGTGTTCTTCCAGAGAGAAGCAATCCATAATGAGCAGAAACTTCTGGTTCTGCTTTTGGTACGCCAAGAGTTACAGTCAGGCCCCATCCCTGACAAGACCAAACATGAGAGGAGAAAATGCATCTGAACACAATAGTAAACTTTGTGGCACACGGTTACTAGAAATGAAAAAGACTAACAGAAAATTACATCAGAACATGATTGCAATGCAGTCGAGACTACTCCGGTATCACCCACACATTCAAAAGAGTAATCAGCCCCTCCATCAGTAAGCCGTTTTACTACCTGAAAGGATGAACAAAATGTCATTCCTATCTTGTTTATCAGGTTGGGATCAATCGGTTAACACATATAAAGTGAAAACCAGTACCACATCAGTTTTTGACATCTCTCTCTTATAAATGGAGTTGTTATAAGAGCATATTGGCAAAGCGTGTAACCCAAAGCTTGCTTACTGtgcacaatcttgttggacaagtacTGCCTAGGCAAAGAACTTTTGTGTTCTTGCTTATCTTATGATTTTGTCAAAATTTAATGGTTAGTCCAGTCCTTGATTGAGCACATCAGTTTGTTTGTGTAAACAGAATGCCAATTGTACACCAAAGATGCAGTTAAGACAATCATATAAACTGTAAGTGATCAGTAGCTCAGTTTTCTCAGTCAATTTGATTTAATTTAATTTTTCCATATGCTTCCCCTAACCGAGGGAGCCCGGTTCCACTATCATCAGATCACGAAACAAGCCAAAAACTTCAGGAAAAGTACCTGCTGAACAGGTTCATTCAATTCGGCAGGATTAATAAAATCTGTAACACCAAAAGACTTCCCTGTGACACAGACACACCAAGTAAGTTTGCAGAAAAAATATTGCTATAGAAGTATACAGTTATTATTTTGTACTGCAAAAATACCCTTTTCTTGCTTATCAGGATTGGTATCTACTCCAATAATCTTGGAAGCTCCCCGTAGCTTAGCACCTTGAGCGACCTAAATAAGCAGATATGGGCCTCAGAATTGCAGCtcttgatatgtgtttttcttaatTTACAATAGCAGCTTCTGTAGATACTCACCGAAAGTCCTACAGTTCCAAGACCAAATATAACTACACTTGATCCCTTGGAtacatcagcaacattccaagccgCACCAAGGCCTAAAAAACAGATCAACAGAGCAATAAACAGTGGATGACGAGATACCATCAAAACATGCCGGCACGCAAGATGACTGAATAATTTGAACACCAAGAATTCTTTACAAGCTGAGCAGGCATATCCTGTCAAGGGTACCTGCAGAGGCGCCGCAGCTGAGCAGGCATATCCTGTCCATGGGCATGGTGGGGCTGACCTTGACCGCGCAGCCCGAGTGGACAACCGCGTACTCGCTGAAGCTCGACACGGCGCAGTAATGGTACACGGGCTTCCCGCCGATGGAGAAGCGGGTGGTCTGGTCGCTGTGCATGACGCCCTTCCTCTCCAGGCCGAGCGTCTGGCACATGTTGCTTTTGCTCGACACGCAGTGCTTGCAGCTCATGCATTCCCCGATGAAGACGGTGAGCGCGTGGTCTCCGACTTGGAACTCGGTCACTCCTTCCCCGACGCTCTCGACCACCCTGCAGGCCGAAGGTGTTAGGCTGTCAGCATTGTGACGACTTGTGTGAGCAAAAGGAGAGAGACCAGGATACGGACGGACCCGGATGCTTCGTGCCCGAAAATTCTGGGGAACAGATCGGGCTGCGCCTGCGATTCGGATCAAAGTTTGAGAGTAGGCTCGGGATAAGATGCAAATGCAGGGGAATCCTGCTCGGGGGGGAGAAGCTGTTGGTGGTGCCGGTGCGTACCGTGGACTGCCACTGGGTGACGTCGCTGCGGCAGATGGAGGTGGAGACGACCTTGACGCGGATCTCTAGTGGCCCCGGCGGGGCGACCTCCACGTCCTCCATCACCAGCGCCTGCCCCGGCCCCCATGCCACCGCCGCTGCACGCCACCAAACACCGATGAGTCAGGagaacaccagtacaccacacacgcacgcacgcattcACGCGACGAAACTACAAGGGCGGATTGGTCACCTCGGCAGGTGATGGCCGCTGGAGGGGAGGAGGACGATGCAGCGGCGGCCATTGCGGGAGATTTGCCTGCTCGTTGCTGTCTGCGCGAATTCTGGCGGAGAGAAGTCAAACAATCATAGCTCCTTGGTTTCGCTTTAGTAGGGGAGGGTTAGGTAGGTAGGAATGCCCCTGCCGCTACCGACCACCGTTGCTCAATGCTGCTACCGCCAACACTGCAACAAGAAACTCGAACAACTTATTACTGTCAGGAAAGAGcgcgcataagagcatctccaacacccGCGCTTCGCATCGCCCGCAAAAAACCTGTTTGCCGCGCGCGCTTCGACTGATTTAGCGCGGCCgtcagcgctggctccagcagttgTGCTATAATGCAGCGCGCAAAAATACAGCGCACGCGACTCGTCGAGCATTTTAATATATATGGCATTTTGGACACAAAATGAGTTTGAAACATTcatcaaaatgcaatgaacatgtgaattttgacacaaacaagttgatgaataaaagttcatgcccacaagttcatccaaccaaattcaaaatgcaaactaaagttcaagacataaatgaaagacacatcaatcatctttcttcttcgtcctcatcttccgaagacgattcttccgcctccgaagatgaatcttcctccctaaCCTCATCACGCACCGTatcacgtgaagctccgacggtgttggcaagatcttcaacggcatctttaTGGGAATGTGTGTGAGGAGGCACATCGAAAAACATTccacccatggcggccggaggtgcacccatacctctcatgagagaagcaaaactcatgctTCCCATGACGGCCATAGCGTcggagggtgctccaaagccactcatgcctcccatgacggccggaggtgcacccatgccttccatggctccgaagccacccatgcctcccatgccgccaaggccaccgccacccatgccaccaaggccaccgccacccatggcaccgaggccaccgccacccatgccgccaaggccaccaCCACTCATGCGgatcatggctcttttttggatcaagacttcttcacgTGCAAGGTTGACGTATTCCTTTTGCGCATCATTGAACaaagatgtgtccaagaagaacaagtgcttctcccattccaacaacttagctcgctcctccatgcccaccttcctctcctccaatgccactttcctctcctcggcggccaccctcctctccaaggccgccaacctcctctcctcagtcgcggcatcttggttccttgccattttcctcacctcgttggcttctttttttgccttcacaatagcttccatagcatttttgagctcatcacctcctttcctcttcttcttttcggttttgtctttcttgcacccatccggtcgtgttggcttcgagtatgaaaccgagttggggGTGGGGCTTCTCTTgtcgtcatcacttgatgcatcatcctcctcatcatcatcattcaactcaattgttcgcttgcgtttgttgctcaaatgcaaatcatccaaaCCTTCACGCTTCTttcatttctcatcatcctttaacacttcatagcaatgaggcaaggtaaagatccttcctttcttgatcttccccttcttggttgtcctcgtctcttctttgaacaagttttgtgcaatgttgtactacaagaaaaacaaaacaagttagcacttcggacaccaaaaacaagtatgatgaacatatatgagatgccacttactctatcatcctcatttgtgccacttgggttaatcttgtcaactgccttttgtgcggccgcccacttttgacaatccgagttgattgtcgaccatcgggaccgaagtgatctctcggagcggtcaattccactcacgtTGTGAGCATCAAAGTGTTCTTTCATTCGCCCCAAAtatgcatctctactttgatcacctccaacggatggatccctcaacacttgcaaccaagtattgcatagtaaCTTGTCATCGTTGGTGATGTAATTGCTCGCTCTTATTTTCGgcgcgtcgaca is drawn from Triticum dicoccoides isolate Atlit2015 ecotype Zavitan chromosome 6B, WEW_v2.0, whole genome shotgun sequence and contains these coding sequences:
- the LOC119323701 gene encoding alcohol dehydrogenase-like 6; this encodes MAAAASSSSPPAAITCRAAVAWGPGQALVMEDVEVAPPGPLEIRVKVVSTSICRSDVTQWQSTAQPDLFPRIFGHEASGVVESVGEGVTEFQVGDHALTVFIGECMSCKHCVSSKSNMCQTLGLERKGVMHSDQTTRFSIGGKPVYHYCAVSSFSEYAVVHSGCAVKVSPTMPMDRICLLSCGASAGLGAAWNVADVSKGSSVVIFGLGTVGLSVAQGAKLRGASKIIGVDTNPDKQEKGKSFGVTDFINPAELNEPVQQVVKRLTDGGADYSFECVGDTGVVSTALQSCSDGWGLTVTLGVPKAEPEVSAHYGLLLSGRTLKGSLFGGWRPKSDIPLLVEKYANKEIQVDGLVTHDMPFSDINKALELMLQNRCLRCVIHMPK